Proteins encoded in a region of the Apilactobacillus apisilvae genome:
- a CDS encoding energy-coupling factor transporter transmembrane component T, which translates to MNSALKLITILMIAIEISFTYNLILNSLIIIISILILIINKIKIKSLIYLVIVPIIPALGIYFAQNINGNPDYSIILVSRVYSYILLGSVFTNSSSIEELVFTLEQNFKLPAKFAYGILGAFNLTKTIQKEIKQIKIAAAMRNVYLSLLSPTLYFKSIMSALNWSNMLAEGMNSHVFIDNHPRTHFNKIEINYLDYLKMLIILIIIQIIIIF; encoded by the coding sequence ATGAATTCAGCATTAAAATTAATAACAATCTTAATGATTGCGATTGAAATATCTTTTACGTACAACTTGATACTAAATTCATTGATTATTATCATCAGTATTTTAATTTTAATAATCAATAAAATTAAAATAAAGAGTTTAATCTATCTTGTTATTGTTCCTATAATTCCTGCCCTGGGTATTTATTTTGCACAAAATATTAATGGAAATCCAGATTATAGCATTATTTTAGTTTCTCGTGTCTATTCTTATATTCTATTAGGAAGTGTTTTCACCAATTCATCTTCTATTGAAGAATTAGTTTTCACATTAGAACAGAACTTTAAACTACCAGCCAAATTTGCTTATGGCATATTAGGTGCATTTAACTTAACTAAAACTATTCAAAAAGAAATAAAACAAATAAAAATTGCTGCAGCTATGCGGAATGTATATCTATCATTATTATCACCCACATTATATTTCAAAAGTATTATGTCAGCACTAAATTGGTCCAACATGTTAGCTGAAGGGATGAATTCACATGTTTTTATAGATAATCATCCAAGAACTCATTTTAATAAAATTGAAATTAATTATTTAGACTATTTGAAAATGTTAATAATATTAATAATAATTCAAATTATTATTATATTTTAA
- a CDS encoding LBP_cg2779 family protein, which translates to MERKMNNIAEEIINYQKDNDIPDTLLAFKLHFSVEELHNIKSMEKSPSQDEVNIIKEILG; encoded by the coding sequence ATGGAAAGAAAAATGAACAACATTGCCGAAGAAATAATTAATTATCAAAAAGATAATGATATTCCAGATACTTTGTTAGCATTTAAATTACATTTTAGTGTAGAAGAATTGCACAATATTAAAAGTATGGAAAAGTCACCTAGTCAAGATGAAGTTAATATTATTAAAGAAATATTAGGATAA
- a CDS encoding asparaginase: MKEILAIHTGGTISMSQDDSGDVIQNEKNPIANQQSNLLGKNIKIVNEELFNLPSPHITPKVMFKIVNRIKKAKKEGYYGVVVTHGTDTLEETAYFLDLTLPNDMPVVVTGAMRSSNEIGTDGLYNLLNAAATAANEDAKGKGVLVVMNDEIHTARYVTKTHTTNVATFRTPTFGPIGIISKHHPAFFQELIQSEVVNIDNVCDGVFLIKGFAGMDGTLFDALNNDNTKGLVIEGLGAGNLPPETLPSIQRLLDRNIPIILVSRCINGVAQDIYAYEGGGIELQDMGLTICHGLNGQKARIKLIVGLSAGKSGKELAHFMSNAIS, encoded by the coding sequence TTGAAAGAAATCTTAGCAATTCATACTGGTGGAACCATTTCCATGTCACAAGATGATAGCGGGGATGTCATTCAAAATGAAAAAAATCCAATTGCAAATCAACAATCAAACTTATTAGGGAAAAATATAAAAATAGTAAACGAAGAATTATTCAATTTACCTTCGCCACATATTACGCCTAAAGTAATGTTCAAAATTGTGAATCGAATCAAAAAAGCTAAGAAAGAAGGATATTATGGTGTCGTTGTGACTCATGGAACTGATACCCTTGAAGAAACAGCTTACTTTTTAGATTTAACTTTGCCTAATGACATGCCAGTCGTTGTTACTGGTGCTATGCGTTCCTCTAATGAAATTGGAACGGATGGTTTGTATAACTTATTAAACGCTGCTGCCACTGCTGCTAATGAAGATGCTAAAGGCAAGGGTGTGTTGGTTGTTATGAATGATGAAATTCATACTGCCAGATATGTTACCAAAACACATACAACTAATGTAGCAACATTTAGAACACCAACCTTTGGACCAATTGGAATTATTAGTAAACATCATCCAGCATTTTTCCAAGAATTGATTCAAAGTGAAGTTGTTAATATCGATAACGTTTGCGATGGAGTATTTTTAATTAAAGGTTTTGCTGGAATGGATGGAACCTTATTTGATGCTTTAAATAACGATAATACTAAGGGATTAGTGATTGAAGGTTTAGGCGCAGGCAACTTGCCTCCAGAAACATTACCTTCAATTCAAAGATTGTTAGATCGAAATATTCCAATTATTTTAGTTTCTAGATGTATCAATGGTGTAGCTCAAGATATTTATGCCTATGAAGGTGGTGGCATTGAGTTGCAAGATATGGGATTAACTATTTGCCACGGATTAAATGGTCAGAAAGCTAGAATAAAGTTGATAGTTGGCTTAAGTGCTGGAAAATCTGGTAAAGAGTTAGCTCATTTTATGAGTAACGCAATTTCTTAA